One window from the genome of Jeotgalibaca sp. MA1X17-3 encodes:
- a CDS encoding beta-galactosidase, which translates to MLKNHEKVIHGKNKQVILDKAGSEIVLMDSKEVCLQGKNLQNWNYLIITLHNTNTESLTTDLIFSTKNQEEILTVSFSLLPTTKVTVPISLSLLNSQNLFPTRTKGRLRMMVTGKPIRKEEVTKVVLSTRKFHSTRELIIDSIELSNKKEEEIHNPEILIDQWGQWNKKEWDSKISSQNQLEHILKSLLQEAEKFDYKHAEGKGDYYGSSSQQVEATGWFRTEKIDGKWIFVTPDGYPFFSMGIDGINPGTHTGTEFVQPYLGELVNHLDEQAIDNHSVDFGIQNLISVFSKENWWEAWYKITRMYLHKWGMNTIGNWSSQKFIKQVQMPYVIPLDSVGNAPFPSTTEKIFRDFPDVFSEEYSEQAKKYAQNLLPFKKDPFLIGYFMRNEPAWGFVYNLNIAEEMLENPAKSGSKKKFIQKMRGKYSTIQLFNELWKTDYIDFDDLNRPLRKATSYSDKAKEDLEIFSKEMIERYVSVPAEACREVDPHHLNLGMRYAYVADPMMLSGANYFDVFSINSYQLSPNKKMEEIAAIIDKPVMIGEFHFGSIDKGLTATGIRGVLDQKERGVAYRYYMEQAASHPAFVGAHYFMLNDQSCLGRYDGENYQIGFVDICMQEYLSMTEIVKETNKQLYSIHINEKEPTKQKPKEIPAIFC; encoded by the coding sequence TTGTTAAAAAATCATGAAAAAGTTATACATGGAAAAAACAAGCAAGTTATTCTTGATAAAGCAGGAAGTGAAATAGTCTTGATGGATTCCAAGGAAGTCTGTTTGCAAGGAAAAAACTTACAAAATTGGAATTATTTAATAATTACTTTACATAACACCAATACAGAATCACTTACGACTGATCTTATTTTCTCTACAAAAAATCAAGAAGAAATTTTAACGGTTTCGTTTAGTCTTTTGCCTACTACCAAAGTAACCGTACCGATTTCACTTTCTTTACTGAATAGTCAGAACTTATTTCCTACTAGAACGAAAGGGAGATTGCGGATGATGGTCACTGGTAAACCGATTCGGAAAGAAGAGGTTACAAAGGTTGTTTTATCCACGAGAAAATTCCACTCAACAAGAGAACTGATTATTGATTCTATAGAATTATCTAATAAAAAAGAAGAAGAAATCCATAATCCAGAAATCCTTATTGATCAATGGGGTCAATGGAATAAAAAAGAATGGGATTCAAAAATATCAAGTCAAAATCAGTTGGAACATATTTTAAAAAGCCTCTTACAAGAAGCAGAAAAGTTTGATTATAAACATGCCGAAGGAAAAGGAGACTATTACGGATCAAGTAGTCAACAAGTAGAAGCTACCGGCTGGTTTCGAACGGAGAAGATAGATGGTAAATGGATCTTTGTTACACCAGATGGTTATCCGTTTTTTTCAATGGGTATAGATGGAATTAATCCGGGTACACATACAGGGACTGAATTTGTTCAACCATATCTAGGTGAGCTAGTGAACCATTTAGATGAACAAGCAATAGATAATCATTCTGTAGATTTTGGAATCCAGAACCTCATTAGCGTATTTTCAAAAGAAAATTGGTGGGAGGCATGGTATAAAATAACCCGAATGTATCTACACAAATGGGGAATGAATACAATTGGTAACTGGTCTTCTCAAAAATTTATAAAACAAGTACAAATGCCTTATGTGATTCCATTAGATTCTGTAGGAAATGCTCCGTTTCCATCTACAACAGAAAAAATATTTCGTGATTTTCCTGATGTTTTTTCAGAAGAATATTCTGAACAAGCAAAAAAATATGCACAAAATTTATTACCTTTTAAAAAAGACCCTTTCTTAATTGGATATTTTATGCGCAATGAACCAGCTTGGGGATTTGTATATAATTTGAATATAGCAGAAGAAATGTTAGAAAATCCAGCGAAAAGTGGATCTAAAAAGAAATTTATCCAAAAAATGAGAGGAAAATATTCAACTATACAGTTATTTAATGAATTATGGAAAACAGATTATATTGATTTTGATGATTTAAATAGACCGCTTCGGAAAGCAACTTCCTATTCTGATAAAGCTAAAGAGGATTTAGAAATTTTTTCTAAGGAAATGATTGAACGTTACGTATCCGTTCCAGCAGAAGCGTGTAGAGAAGTAGATCCACATCATTTAAATTTAGGAATGCGTTATGCTTATGTTGCGGATCCAATGATGCTTTCGGGTGCAAACTATTTTGATGTTTTTTCTATTAATAGCTATCAACTCTCACCTAATAAAAAAATGGAAGAAATTGCAGCTATTATTGATAAGCCAGTAATGATTGGAGAGTTTCATTTTGGATCCATTGATAAAGGACTTACTGCTACAGGTATAAGAGGCGTTTTGGATCAGAAAGAACGGGGAGTTGCGTATCGTTACTATATGGAACAAGCTGCTTCTCATCCAGCTTTTGTAGGAGCCCATTATTTTATGTTGAATGATCAAAGCTGTCTAGGTAGATATGATGGAGAAAATTACCAAATCGGTTTTGTGGACATTTGTATGCAAGAGTACTTGAGCATGACAGAAATAGTAAAAGAAACGAATAAACAACTATATTCGATTCATATAAATGAAAAGGAACCAACTAAACAAAAGCCAAAAGAAATTCCAGCTATCTTTTGCTAA
- a CDS encoding carbohydrate ABC transporter permease: MHHKSKGYKAFTFFNTIFLIIVALLCLLPLLHLLAVSLSDKAAANGNLVTFLPVNFTVNAYSKTFTNSTFLTSIWISLKRTFLGTLLSMFLITTAGYALSKEFRGRNFFMWFFVFTMLFSGGLIPNYILVTSLGLKDTIWALILPGAFGAYNLILIKNFFSTIPISLEEAALIDGASFFTVFRKIYLPLSLPGLATVGLFIMVGNWNSWFDGILYMSSTDKYPLASFLQTVVVQGNMQDMQLDADSAAAMSERTLKAAQIFIGALPILSVYPFLQKYFVKGIVMGAVKE, translated from the coding sequence GTGCATCATAAATCAAAAGGTTATAAAGCATTTACTTTTTTCAATACTATTTTTCTTATTATTGTAGCGTTACTTTGCTTGTTACCCCTCTTGCATTTACTAGCAGTATCTCTAAGTGATAAAGCCGCGGCTAATGGGAATCTAGTTACGTTCCTTCCCGTAAACTTTACCGTAAATGCATATTCTAAAACATTTACAAACTCTACTTTCCTAACATCTATCTGGATTTCTCTAAAAAGAACGTTTTTAGGAACACTTTTGAGTATGTTTTTAATTACTACGGCAGGTTATGCACTTTCAAAAGAATTTAGAGGTAGAAATTTCTTCATGTGGTTTTTCGTATTTACGATGCTCTTTTCAGGTGGATTGATTCCAAACTACATCCTTGTAACAAGCCTTGGATTGAAAGATACGATTTGGGCATTAATCTTACCGGGAGCATTTGGAGCCTATAACTTAATATTAATTAAAAACTTTTTTAGTACGATACCTATTTCTTTAGAAGAAGCCGCACTGATTGACGGAGCTAGTTTCTTTACCGTTTTCAGAAAAATTTACTTACCACTTTCATTACCAGGACTTGCTACAGTTGGCTTGTTCATCATGGTAGGGAATTGGAACTCATGGTTTGATGGAATTTTGTATATGTCTAGTACAGATAAATATCCGCTAGCATCCTTCTTGCAAACTGTCGTAGTACAAGGAAATATGCAAGATATGCAACTAGATGCCGATTCGGCAGCAGCTATGTCCGAAAGAACGTTAAAAGCTGCACAGATCTTTATTGGAGCTTTACCAATCTTATCTGTTTATCCGTTCTTACAAAAATATTTTGTAAAAGGGATTGTAATGGGAGCAGTAAAAGAATAA
- a CDS encoding nuclease-related domain-containing protein, with protein MNLKERALPEELFVLQILEQRMSLSSPLKHRLYTLQVGYDGEIIFDKWLLAMEWDSIVIHDLRIKQNFSEVQIDTLVITNKKIFIFEIKNFIGEYYWESQTLFKKPNKQVKNPLHQLERSKLLIRQLVNEWQCDYSVEASLIFVHPQFTLFNASLEAPIILRSQIEERLHAFKRLSSGITLENKIFAEKLVQMHLSTNSFSQLPNYQYHQLKKGVPCAHCQSLLTQLRGRKCFCNHCNLQENIYASIHRLTKEFSLLFPEEQITVKKIYDFSGEIVSKQVIRTALKKRYHVCGSGWHSFYLPNVE; from the coding sequence ATGAATCTAAAAGAACGCGCACTACCAGAAGAACTATTTGTTTTACAAATTTTAGAACAACGAATGAGTTTATCTTCGCCATTAAAACACCGACTCTATACTTTGCAAGTGGGCTATGATGGTGAAATCATATTTGATAAATGGCTATTAGCTATGGAATGGGATAGCATTGTTATTCATGATTTACGTATCAAACAAAATTTTTCCGAAGTTCAAATCGATACTTTAGTAATTACAAATAAAAAGATATTTATTTTTGAAATTAAAAATTTTATCGGAGAATATTACTGGGAATCTCAAACTCTTTTTAAAAAGCCAAATAAACAAGTAAAAAATCCACTTCATCAATTGGAGCGCAGTAAATTACTTATACGTCAGCTTGTAAATGAATGGCAATGTGATTACTCAGTAGAAGCTTCTCTGATTTTTGTTCATCCTCAATTTACATTGTTCAACGCTTCGTTAGAAGCACCTATTATTTTACGTTCTCAAATAGAGGAACGACTTCATGCATTTAAACGTCTCTCATCAGGAATTACATTAGAAAATAAAATTTTTGCAGAAAAATTAGTTCAAATGCACCTATCTACAAACTCTTTTTCCCAGCTACCGAATTATCAGTATCATCAATTAAAAAAAGGAGTTCCATGTGCACATTGTCAATCCCTTCTTACTCAACTTCGAGGTAGAAAATGTTTTTGTAATCATTGTAATCTTCAAGAAAATATTTATGCATCCATTCATCGTCTAACAAAAGAATTCAGTCTATTATTTCCAGAAGAGCAAATAACTGTAAAGAAAATTTATGATTTTTCTGGTGAAATCGTTTCTAAACAAGTTATTCGAACCGCTTTAAAGAAACGTTACCATGTATGTGGTAGTGGGTGGCATTCCTTCTACTTGCCTAATGTAGAGTAA
- a CDS encoding family 20 glycosylhydrolase — MVDNSRNAVLKVEGTKKLLRHMARLGLNLAMLYNEDTYEVKEYLYFGYLRGRYTEDELKEIDNYAFDLGIEMVPCIQTLAHLTLALQYEYAQDMRDTRDNLLVGEPKTYEFIDTLIETASRPFRSKRIHIGMDEAHDVGLGAYRRKNGFKDQFSIMNEHLKEVVSITQKHGLEPMMWSDMYYRAGSSTGNYYDLQP; from the coding sequence ATGGTTGATAATTCACGTAATGCTGTATTAAAAGTAGAGGGAACGAAGAAATTATTACGTCATATGGCTAGGCTAGGTTTAAATCTAGCTATGCTATACAACGAAGATACTTATGAAGTAAAAGAATATCTCTATTTTGGCTACTTACGTGGAAGATATACTGAAGATGAATTGAAAGAAATAGACAACTATGCTTTTGATTTAGGAATAGAAATGGTTCCGTGTATTCAAACTTTGGCGCATCTTACGTTAGCGTTACAATATGAGTATGCTCAAGATATGAGAGATACGAGAGATAATCTTTTAGTAGGAGAACCAAAAACGTATGAATTTATTGATACCTTAATTGAAACGGCTAGTCGTCCTTTCCGTTCAAAACGAATTCATATTGGAATGGATGAAGCTCATGATGTTGGTTTAGGTGCTTATCGACGTAAAAATGGATTCAAAGACCAATTTAGTATTATGAATGAGCATTTAAAAGAAGTAGTTAGCATCACTCAAAAACATGGATTAGAGCCGATGATGTGGAGTGACATGTATTATCGAGCGGGTTCTAGTACCGGTAATTATTATGATTTACAACCATAA
- a CDS encoding sensor histidine kinase, translating into MRKMKNSVIKKFVLFFSIFLVLILALLSLLNIKGERALRESLDEIAVNQVLYMKNRLTETVREAEIYGAQYLSEDNIRYYQSRKVSDSYLEQLLAKELILTRFQDQLLASRAIEGIAVYWPETREAVSSPIDMPTIYPFAERKEKGWHVIDGSLYFFLGYPYQKSNIVSRSEYIIIVKLSDQYLDEIVDKVSVDEKFSGLFLTDNGEVLSNTIVDEQVVKEVATKWENGKEIQSFYYQDSSFVMTKIPRLNLSLITYMDSKQSTTPIDTFNLIFSINLLVITLYGIFLIYKFDTDIYKQVQTLSTYLGIATQGDYVTRIETIPNNEFGTLFQNFNEMSENTQTLIMTLQKENELRKNAEMKQMQAQIDPHFLYNNFSYIVSMAHMNADAVEEMALYLAEYYQSITTSTHQTVTVESELKMIDAYLHIMSLRKDITFSIDVAEELKKQEIVPLIFQPLVENAIVHGIEARQGAERISIHGKKVGREWVVEISDDGFGMDEKRIKEIYTQINASSPPLEDHGVGLWNVNQRLINILGEASRLQFVKNDWGGTTVRFLIKNAE; encoded by the coding sequence ATGAGGAAAATGAAAAACAGTGTCATAAAAAAGTTTGTACTATTTTTCAGTATTTTTTTAGTTTTAATTCTTGCTCTCCTATCATTATTAAATATTAAAGGAGAACGTGCTCTACGAGAGTCGTTGGATGAAATTGCTGTCAATCAAGTTCTTTATATGAAAAATCGGCTGACAGAAACGGTGCGAGAAGCTGAAATATATGGGGCACAATACTTAAGTGAAGATAATATTCGCTATTACCAATCCAGAAAGGTAAGTGATTCTTATCTAGAACAATTACTAGCAAAAGAATTGATTCTTACTCGCTTTCAAGATCAATTACTCGCTAGTCGTGCGATTGAGGGAATCGCGGTATATTGGCCAGAGACACGAGAAGCGGTTAGTTCTCCAATTGATATGCCAACGATCTACCCTTTTGCTGAAAGAAAAGAAAAAGGATGGCATGTGATCGATGGTTCCTTGTATTTCTTTTTAGGGTACCCTTATCAAAAAAGTAATATAGTATCTCGTTCTGAGTATATTATTATCGTAAAGTTAAGTGATCAATATCTGGATGAAATTGTAGATAAGGTATCTGTAGATGAAAAATTTTCTGGTTTATTTCTTACAGATAATGGAGAAGTTCTTTCAAATACTATTGTGGATGAACAGGTTGTAAAAGAAGTGGCTACGAAGTGGGAAAATGGAAAGGAAATTCAATCCTTTTACTATCAGGATTCTTCATTCGTGATGACAAAAATACCACGTTTAAATTTGAGCTTGATTACGTATATGGACTCCAAACAATCCACAACACCTATTGACACCTTTAATCTTATTTTTTCTATCAACTTACTCGTTATTACATTATATGGAATCTTTTTAATTTATAAGTTTGATACGGATATCTATAAACAAGTGCAAACCCTTTCAACTTATTTAGGGATAGCAACTCAGGGTGACTACGTGACAAGGATAGAAACGATTCCTAATAATGAATTTGGAACGTTATTCCAAAATTTTAATGAAATGTCAGAGAATACTCAAACGCTTATTATGACCCTACAAAAAGAAAATGAATTAAGAAAAAATGCGGAAATGAAACAAATGCAAGCACAAATAGATCCTCATTTCCTTTATAATAATTTTTCTTATATTGTCTCAATGGCTCATATGAATGCCGATGCAGTGGAAGAAATGGCGTTATATCTAGCAGAATATTACCAAAGTATAACAACCAGTACCCATCAGACCGTTACTGTAGAATCGGAATTAAAAATGATTGATGCCTATCTTCACATTATGTCTCTTCGAAAAGATATTACGTTCTCGATTGATGTAGCGGAAGAATTAAAAAAGCAAGAAATTGTCCCACTTATTTTTCAGCCGCTGGTGGAGAATGCAATTGTTCATGGAATTGAGGCACGTCAAGGAGCTGAAAGGATTTCTATTCATGGTAAAAAGGTAGGAAGAGAATGGGTTGTTGAAATTTCTGATGATGGGTTCGGTATGGATGAAAAACGAATAAAAGAAATATATACACAAATTAATGCTTCTTCCCCTCCGTTGGAAGACCATGGAGTAGGCCTTTGGAATGTGAATCAACGGTTGATTAATATACTTGGAGAAGCAAGTCGTCTTCAATTTGTCAAAAATGATTGGGGTGGAACAACGGTACGATTTTTAATAAAGAACGCAGAATAA
- a CDS encoding DUF924 family protein produces the protein MEYQEILDFWFKEIDPKFHFKKDEHFDEEIRQRFSEVHRQAAAGELWQWRETIQGRLAEIIILDQFSRNMFRDQAKAFSTDGIALVLAQEAIRTEEIDKLTTSQRSFLYMPFMHSESMAIHDIAMELFAEKGMENTLQFEIGHRDIIVKFGRFPHRNKALNRDSTPEEVEYMKENKGF, from the coding sequence ATGGAATACCAAGAAATATTAGATTTTTGGTTTAAGGAAATAGATCCAAAATTTCACTTTAAAAAGGATGAACATTTCGATGAGGAAATTCGACAACGATTTTCTGAAGTTCATCGTCAAGCAGCTGCAGGTGAACTATGGCAATGGAGAGAAACGATTCAAGGGCGTCTTGCAGAAATCATTATCCTTGATCAATTTTCCCGTAATATGTTTCGAGATCAAGCAAAAGCATTTTCTACAGATGGAATTGCGCTTGTTTTAGCACAAGAAGCAATTCGTACGGAAGAAATTGACAAACTCACCACCAGCCAACGTTCGTTTTTATATATGCCTTTTATGCATTCAGAATCTATGGCTATTCACGATATCGCTATGGAACTATTCGCCGAAAAAGGTATGGAAAATACGCTCCAATTTGAAATAGGACATCGTGATATTATTGTAAAATTCGGGAGATTTCCTCATCGGAATAAAGCGTTGAATCGTGATTCTACTCCAGAAGAAGTAGAATATATGAAGGAAAATAAAGGATTTTAA
- a CDS encoding DUF624 domain-containing protein yields the protein MDFQYHAMVVTKYIYAIVRGTICFWLGNIPYIFLLLNLFQAENSDEIGTLLITGLALIPFILAPSITACLAVTRKFLIQEDSSFPLFRTFITTYKKEYKKSVEIGIGFAVILGLFLFSWQYYTRILGTAGNIFLVFSGLLSYIFLMVLNLINDQFLSIRDYIRNSFYLTIGYPFLSLTGMIEVALVFYITYLLSPSLLILVTPGTILLLTTYLFRNLMKLEREKQQINNGKD from the coding sequence ATGGATTTTCAATATCATGCAATGGTTGTAACCAAATATATTTATGCCATTGTACGAGGAACCATCTGCTTTTGGCTAGGAAATATTCCATATATTTTTCTTCTATTGAATTTGTTTCAAGCGGAGAATTCAGATGAGATTGGAACTCTTTTAATAACCGGACTTGCACTAATTCCTTTCATTTTAGCACCTAGTATAACGGCCTGTTTAGCAGTCACTCGAAAATTTTTGATTCAAGAAGATAGTAGTTTCCCTTTATTTCGCACGTTTATTACAACGTATAAGAAGGAATATAAAAAGAGTGTAGAGATTGGAATAGGTTTTGCGGTTATTCTAGGTCTATTCCTATTCTCATGGCAATATTATACAAGAATATTAGGGACAGCAGGGAATATTTTTCTAGTTTTTTCTGGATTACTAAGCTATATATTCCTAATGGTCCTTAATTTAATCAACGATCAATTTTTATCGATACGTGATTATATTCGAAATAGTTTTTACCTAACGATAGGTTATCCATTTTTAAGTTTAACAGGAATGATAGAAGTTGCTTTAGTTTTTTATATTACGTATCTTTTATCACCTAGTTTATTAATCTTGGTGACACCAGGAACTATTTTACTTTTGACTACCTATTTATTCAGAAATTTGATGAAATTAGAGCGAGAAAAACAACAAATAAATAATGGAAAGGACTAG
- a CDS encoding family 43 glycosylhydrolase, giving the protein MNKLKNGELWKDTEGNPIHAHGGHILKKDNYYYWYGEDRRDNIYVSCYRSKDLVNWEFRNHILTTDSKMEEYRVRTVCKLINEDGKKVNLERPKVLYNKSTNTFVLWTHYENGNDYTDAACAVATCDTPDGDFTYHGHFNPFGYMSRDCTLYQDKDDVAYFISAARDNGDLHVYRLSEDYLNIDKLVHRLWQGEYREAPAVVEKEGVYYLLSSFCTGWYPNQGKYASSKGIEEDWSSLQEFGDETTYHSQPSFILKTYDDQFLYFGDRWNADHYFESGYVALPLKLEGENVEMSFYDSVQLDDTQVITFK; this is encoded by the coding sequence ATGAATAAATTAAAAAATGGGGAATTATGGAAGGATACCGAAGGGAATCCAATTCATGCCCATGGAGGACATATTCTTAAAAAAGATAATTACTACTATTGGTATGGAGAAGATAGAAGAGACAATATTTACGTGAGTTGTTACCGTTCAAAAGATTTAGTGAACTGGGAGTTCCGCAATCATATTTTAACTACAGATTCAAAGATGGAAGAGTATCGAGTTCGTACGGTTTGTAAATTAATAAATGAAGATGGGAAAAAAGTGAACTTAGAACGACCAAAAGTGTTATATAATAAGAGTACAAATACATTTGTTTTATGGACTCATTATGAAAATGGAAATGATTATACAGATGCAGCCTGTGCAGTAGCAACTTGTGATACTCCAGATGGAGACTTCACTTATCATGGACACTTTAATCCATTTGGATATATGTCTCGAGATTGTACGCTTTATCAAGATAAAGATGATGTTGCTTACTTCATCTCTGCTGCAAGAGACAATGGAGATTTACATGTGTATCGTTTATCTGAAGATTATTTAAATATTGATAAGCTTGTACATCGATTATGGCAAGGAGAGTATCGAGAAGCTCCTGCAGTTGTAGAAAAAGAAGGAGTGTATTATTTGTTGTCCTCATTTTGTACCGGTTGGTATCCAAATCAAGGCAAATATGCATCGAGCAAAGGGATAGAAGAGGATTGGTCTTCTTTACAAGAATTTGGGGATGAAACAACCTATCATTCGCAACCATCCTTTATTTTGAAAACATATGATGATCAATTTCTTTATTTTGGAGACAGATGGAATGCAGACCATTATTTTGAATCCGGTTACGTAGCTCTACCTTTAAAATTAGAAGGTGAAAATGTGGAGATGTCCTTTTACGATTCAGTCCAGTTAGATGATACCCAAGTTATTACATTTAAATAA
- a CDS encoding ABC transporter permease subunit — MVYLPHFLSWVTVAGMMIDILSLDGIVNQFMMKLGMEPLFFLGNASIFRQVVIASDVWKGFGFGMIVYLATLSGIDPSLYEASEMDGASRWKQTLYITIPSMLPMVIVMTTLSLGNILNAGFDQIFNLYNPLVYSTGDIIDTYVYRASLLNGQYGFGTAVGLFKSGVSLILIMTSYRIAYKVSGYKIF, encoded by the coding sequence TTGGTTTACCTTCCTCACTTTTTATCTTGGGTAACCGTTGCAGGAATGATGATTGATATCTTGTCATTGGACGGGATTGTCAATCAATTTATGATGAAATTAGGAATGGAGCCACTCTTTTTCCTTGGGAACGCAAGTATCTTTCGACAAGTTGTGATTGCAAGTGATGTTTGGAAAGGCTTTGGTTTTGGAATGATTGTATATTTAGCAACTCTTTCCGGAATTGATCCATCTCTTTACGAAGCCTCTGAAATGGATGGTGCAAGCAGGTGGAAACAAACATTATATATCACGATTCCTTCTATGTTACCAATGGTTATTGTGATGACAACATTAAGCCTTGGAAATATATTAAATGCAGGATTTGATCAAATTTTTAACTTGTATAACCCATTGGTATACAGTACCGGTGATATTATTGACACCTATGTATATCGAGCATCTCTATTGAATGGACAATATGGATTCGGTACAGCGGTAGGGCTCTTTAAATCAGGGGTTAGTTTGATTTTAATTATGACTTCATATCGAATTGCTTATAAAGTTTCTGGATATAAAATTTTCTAA
- a CDS encoding response regulator, translated as MIVDDEKYVVEYLKNLINWLRYGFTSVRTFHNSIIAKEEIERDAPDLLISDIRMPEISGIDLLKTVFQKKLPTQVIFLSGHSEFEYAQKAIHYGASDYLLKPVVKNKLIEAVETIISEIETEEMEIRNKSGQNGLPEDFYRSMEAVLRMFLKEESEGRRKDSFGGLLIKEPLLFCKVPFSIFNKEIYEGSIDAASISDFYNTGYQWEATNEYIGLIPAHALESFLELNPYEDVKFSEEFIIKEEVGLKERYKDFFGRTLGDCESKHIESSEEAKEENRIAQINQDSEKVESKEEKDNNQAVIQAINTYIEENLNEGLSLEDLSKIVYFHPAYLSRFYKQVTGQKLSDYIVKRRLIRAKELLKESNLRVGDIANLVGYKKSQYFIKVFKINCGVTPNQYRRKIIEGGE; from the coding sequence ATGATTGTAGATGATGAAAAATATGTAGTGGAATATTTAAAAAATCTAATCAACTGGTTAAGATATGGTTTTACTTCCGTTAGAACCTTTCATAACTCTATTATTGCAAAAGAAGAAATTGAACGGGATGCCCCAGATTTATTGATTAGTGATATTCGAATGCCAGAAATTAGTGGGATTGACTTGTTGAAAACAGTATTCCAAAAGAAATTACCAACGCAAGTTATTTTTCTGTCTGGACATTCAGAATTTGAATATGCACAAAAAGCAATTCATTATGGAGCGTCTGACTATTTACTAAAGCCGGTTGTAAAAAATAAATTAATTGAAGCAGTTGAAACAATTATTTCTGAAATAGAAACAGAAGAGATGGAAATTAGAAATAAAAGTGGTCAAAATGGACTACCAGAAGATTTTTACCGATCGATGGAGGCAGTTTTACGAATGTTTTTGAAAGAAGAATCAGAAGGTAGAAGAAAGGATTCTTTTGGTGGACTATTGATAAAAGAACCACTTTTATTTTGTAAAGTTCCCTTTAGTATCTTTAACAAAGAAATTTATGAAGGAAGTATAGATGCTGCTTCTATTTCTGATTTTTATAATACAGGATATCAGTGGGAAGCAACTAACGAATATATTGGACTCATCCCTGCTCATGCTCTTGAGTCTTTTTTAGAATTGAATCCTTATGAAGATGTTAAATTCTCCGAAGAATTTATTATAAAGGAAGAGGTTGGTCTCAAAGAAAGATATAAAGATTTCTTTGGAAGAACATTAGGGGATTGTGAAAGCAAACATATAGAATCTTCGGAGGAAGCCAAAGAAGAAAATAGAATTGCACAAATAAACCAAGATTCAGAAAAAGTGGAAAGCAAAGAAGAAAAGGATAACAATCAAGCAGTTATCCAGGCAATCAATACCTATATAGAGGAAAATTTAAATGAAGGTTTGAGTCTAGAAGATCTTAGTAAGATTGTCTATTTTCATCCTGCTTATTTATCTCGTTTTTATAAACAGGTAACCGGACAAAAGTTATCAGATTATATTGTCAAGAGACGTTTGATCCGAGCGAAAGAATTATTAAAAGAAAGTAACTTACGTGTTGGAGACATTGCTAATTTAGTAGGATATAAAAAAAGTCAATACTTTATAAAAGTATTTAAAATTAATTGTGGAGTTACGCCAAATCAGTATCGCCGCAAGATTATTGAAGGAGGAGAATAA